A genomic region of Lytechinus pictus isolate F3 Inbred chromosome 2, Lp3.0, whole genome shotgun sequence contains the following coding sequences:
- the LOC135153199 gene encoding uncharacterized protein LOC135153199 isoform X3 translates to MDYASLIAAGEKFGFTGEDLRNFVSEEQKKQREEKRIQLLELRRQEKETAEIQLEIERQRNAKSESSSDGIRARSPELPRFYEDKDNIYAYLQRFERYAQSQSWPTTDWAMNLSALLTGKALDVHARLTSDEAKDYRTLKTALLKAFQLTAEGFHSKFYSGKPANGETASQYANILENYLTRWIELSSINHRYEGLFDLLLREHFMNGCHRATVHTTRPEGKTYTPQTPPRPRTPQTCTNQVTCLEIAPNRQPNLMCRRLVLYVINRVTLLIIVVSLPLSQQVYWYHRNQKQPANQKLNQEPKLIIHTPNIQNLSHTVHVNVHLVPTRHENWETFLV, encoded by the exons atggattaTGCTAGTTTAATTGCAGCTGGTGAAAAGTTTGGGTTTACTGGCGAAGACCTCAGAAATTTTGTTTCGGAAGAACAGAAAAAGCAAAGGGAAGAGAAGAGAATTCAGTTGTTAGAATTAAGGAGACAGGAAAAAGAAACAGCAGAAATACAGTTAGAGATAGAACGCCaaagaaatgcaaaaagtgaatCAAGTTCTGATGGTATTAGAGCTAGGTCTCCAGAGTTACCTCGATTTTACGAAGACAAAGATAACATCTATGCTTACTTACAACGATTTGAACGTTATGCCCAAAGCCAAAGTTGGCCAACCACAGATTGGGCAATGAATCTTAGTGCTTTACTCACAGGAAAAGCCCTTGATGTGCACGCTAGATTGACCAGTGATGAAGCAAAAGATTACAGGACATTGAAGACAGCCCTCCTGAAGGCCTTCCAGCTTACAGCAGAAGGATTCCATTCGAAGTTTTATTCAGGTAAACCAGCCAACGGAGAAACCGCATCCCAATATGCGAATATACTGGAGAACTACTTAACTAGATGGATTGAGCTCTCCAGCATCAACCATCGATATGAAGGCCTATTTGATCTTCTTCTCAGAGAACATTTCATGAATGGGTGCCATCGTGCCACAGTGCATACCACAAGACCAGAAGGTAAAACTTATACTCCTCAAACTCCACCTCGACCCCGAACACCACAAACATGTACCAACCAGGTCACCTGTCTAGAAATTGCCCCAAACAGACAACCAAACCTAATGTGCCGAAGACTTGTTTTATATGTCATAAACCGGGTCACTTTGCTAATAATTGTCGTTTCTCTTCCATTAAGTCAGCAGGTTTATTGGTATCACAGGAACCAGAAGCAGCCTGCGAATCAGAAGTTGAATCAGGAACCGAAGCTGATTATTCACACCCCGAATATTCAGAACCTATCCCACACAGTCCATGTCAATGTCCATCTTGTACCAACCAGGCATGAAAATTGG GAAACATTCCTGGTGTAA